In the Pristiophorus japonicus isolate sPriJap1 chromosome 5, sPriJap1.hap1, whole genome shotgun sequence genome, one interval contains:
- the uba5 gene encoding ubiquitin-like modifier-activating enzyme 5 isoform X3 yields MNRLFFQPHQAGLSKVEAAKYTLRNINPDVQFEIHNYNITTMENFQHFMDRVRSGGLEEGKPVNLVLSCVDNFEARMAVNTACNELSQVWMESGVSENAVSGHIQLLIPGETACFACAPPLVVAANIDEKTLKREGVCAASLPTTMGIVAGLLVQNVLKYLLGFGSVSYYLGYNALQDFFPTMVMKPNPNCNDGSCRHQQEEYKKTTATRPKEQPAEEEEEQIVHENNDWGIELVSEISEQELRAASGPVFDLPEGITVAYTVPDKEEEAETIGNTVPETQQSLEDLMAAMKRL; encoded by the exons GAACATTAACCCCGACGTTCAGTTTGAAATTCACAACTACAATATCACAACAATGGAAAACTTCCAGCATTTCATGGACCGAGTCAG GAGCGGTGGATTGGAGGAAGGAAAACCGGTGAACCTCGTTCTCAGCTGTGTGGACAACTTTGAAGCTCGCATGGCGGTTAACACA GCCTGCAATGAGCTGTCGCAGGTGTGGATGGAGTCAGGGGTCAGTGAAAATGCAGTGTCGGGACATATCCAGCTCCTCATTCCAGGAGAAACTGCCTGCTTTGCG TGTGCGCCCCCACTCGTGGTCGCTGCCAACATTGATGAAAAGACACTGAAGCGGGAAGGAGTGTGCGCGGCCAGCCTGCCCACAACCATGGGCATAGTCGCCGGACTTCTGGTACAAAATGTGCTGAA GTATCTCTTGGGCTTCGGTTCTGTGAGTTATTACTTGGGCTACAATGCACTGCAAGACTTCTTTCCCACAATGGTTATGAAACCAAATCCGAATTGCAATGATGGAAGCTGCAGACACCAACAGGAAGAGTATAAG AAAACAACAGCGACACGCCCGAAGGAACAAccggccgaggaggaggaggaacagattGTGCATGAAAACAACGACTGGG GAATTGAGCTGGTGTCCGAGATCTCAGAGCAGGAATTGAGGGCGGCTTCAGGCCCTGTGTTTGACCTTCCGGAGGGAATCACAGTCGCTTATACTGTGCCTGACAAA GAGGAGGAGGCCGAGACCATCGGcaacacggtgcccgagacacagcAGAGTCTGGAGGATTTGATGGCTGCCATGAAACGCCTTTAA